One genomic segment of Acropora muricata isolate sample 2 unplaced genomic scaffold, ASM3666990v1 scaffold_754, whole genome shotgun sequence includes these proteins:
- the LOC136907740 gene encoding protein strawberry notch homolog 1-like isoform X2, whose product MGETNESIISYEDLLSTALGESGLDLDDLFGNVPGNVLSQATLNDSDVLCSGDSDFLDSINVTGDFSQDNSFINFAAPNNSLLSSSFASAVPNIQVSGVQQTFLEQPPTIASLFNQGTSGQSDFNNQSEQLTNAAAPLGAPCINSSAPSPLLLNLLNSGNGLQMSSIGSVTEPMEQLNSENGDSRLESSPDVTINHVEVRKSGVNEDEEEDEEEELGHTDTYAEYVPSKLTIGRRHPDPVVETSSLSSVTPPDILKLPQEVIDYCHLSALQLEAVVYACQQHETFLADGTRAGFLIGDGAGVGKGRTVADGHTDRQTDRQTDRQTLSPRSSLRWSWGLQLGLHHGSTCFLKCSKHGSMRMRFGKTPPITLTHKIRVHY is encoded by the exons ATGGGTGAAACCAACGAGTCGATTATTTCCTATGAAGACCTCCTTTCGACAGCTTTGGGCGAAAGTGGTCTAGACCTCGATGATTTGTTTGGAAATGTACCGGGAAACGTTTTGTCCCAGGCGACGTTAAATGATAGTGACGTTCTGTGCTCTGGTGATAGTGACTTCCTTGATAGTATAAATGTGACCGGTGACTTCAGTCAAGACaactctttcattaattttgcagcACCAAACAACAGCTTACTATCTTCTAGTTTCGCAAGTGCGGTGCCAAATATCCAAGTTTCAGGAGTTCAACAAACTTTTTTGGAACAACCGCCAACGATAGCGAGTCTTTTTAATCAAGGAACGTCTGGACAATCTGACTTCAACAATCAAAGCGAGCAGTTAACGAATGCTGCTGCTCCTTTAGGTGCACCATGTATAAATTCAAGTGCTCCTTCTCCACTTTTACTGAATTTGTTGAACAGTGGAAATGGCTTGCAAATGTCATCGATTGGCTCTGTCACCGAGCCCATGGAGCAACTCAACAGCGAAAA TGGTGATTCAAGATTAGAGTCATCTCCAGATGTGACAATCAATCATGTTGAAGTg AGAAAGAGTGGTGTAaatgaagatgaagaagaagatgaagaggagGAACTTGGTCACACAGACACTTATGCTGAATACGTTCCTAGTAAAT TAACAATAGGGAGGCGACATCCAGATCCTGTAGTTGAAACAAG CTCATTATCCAGTGTGACCCCACCCGATATCCTGAAGCTGCCTCAAGAAGTGATAGACTACTGCCATCTATCAGCATTACAACTTGAAGCTGTGGTTTATGCTTGTCAACAACATGAGACATTTTTGGCAGATGGCACCAGAGCTGGATTTCTTATAG GTGATGGTGCAGGGGTTGGTAAAGGAAGAACTGTGGCAG AtggacacacagacagacaaacagacagacagacagacagacagacactTAGTCCAAGGAGTTCACTTCGATGGTCGTGGGGGTTGCAATTGGGTTTGCACCATGGATCCACATGCTTCCTGAAATGTAG CAAGCATGGATCAATGCGAATGAGATTTGGGAAAACTCCACCAATAACCTTAACTCATAAAATACGTGTCCACTACTAA
- the LOC136907740 gene encoding protein strawberry notch homolog 1-like isoform X3 has translation MGETNESIISYEDLLSTALGESGLDLDDLFGNVPGNVLSQATLNDSDVLCSGDSDFLDSINVTGDFSQDNSFINFAAPNNSLLSSSFASAVPNIQVSGVQQTFLEQPPTIASLFNQGTSGQSDFNNQSEQLTNAAAPLGAPCINSSAPSPLLLNLLNSGNGLQMSSIGSVTEPMEQLNSENGDSRLESSPDVTINHVEVRKSGVNEDEEEDEEEELGHTDTYAEYVPSKLTIGRRHPDPVVETSSLSSVTPPDILKLPQEVIDYCHLSALQLEAVVYACQQHETFLADGTRAGFLIGDGAGVGKGRTVADGHTDRQTDRQTDRQTLSPRSSLRWSWGLQLGLHHGSTCFLKCNGYPPGKSLSSELKKHTTCQELHL, from the exons ATGGGTGAAACCAACGAGTCGATTATTTCCTATGAAGACCTCCTTTCGACAGCTTTGGGCGAAAGTGGTCTAGACCTCGATGATTTGTTTGGAAATGTACCGGGAAACGTTTTGTCCCAGGCGACGTTAAATGATAGTGACGTTCTGTGCTCTGGTGATAGTGACTTCCTTGATAGTATAAATGTGACCGGTGACTTCAGTCAAGACaactctttcattaattttgcagcACCAAACAACAGCTTACTATCTTCTAGTTTCGCAAGTGCGGTGCCAAATATCCAAGTTTCAGGAGTTCAACAAACTTTTTTGGAACAACCGCCAACGATAGCGAGTCTTTTTAATCAAGGAACGTCTGGACAATCTGACTTCAACAATCAAAGCGAGCAGTTAACGAATGCTGCTGCTCCTTTAGGTGCACCATGTATAAATTCAAGTGCTCCTTCTCCACTTTTACTGAATTTGTTGAACAGTGGAAATGGCTTGCAAATGTCATCGATTGGCTCTGTCACCGAGCCCATGGAGCAACTCAACAGCGAAAA TGGTGATTCAAGATTAGAGTCATCTCCAGATGTGACAATCAATCATGTTGAAGTg AGAAAGAGTGGTGTAaatgaagatgaagaagaagatgaagaggagGAACTTGGTCACACAGACACTTATGCTGAATACGTTCCTAGTAAAT TAACAATAGGGAGGCGACATCCAGATCCTGTAGTTGAAACAAG CTCATTATCCAGTGTGACCCCACCCGATATCCTGAAGCTGCCTCAAGAAGTGATAGACTACTGCCATCTATCAGCATTACAACTTGAAGCTGTGGTTTATGCTTGTCAACAACATGAGACATTTTTGGCAGATGGCACCAGAGCTGGATTTCTTATAG GTGATGGTGCAGGGGTTGGTAAAGGAAGAACTGTGGCAG AtggacacacagacagacaaacagacagacagacagacagacagacactTAGTCCAAGGAGTTCACTTCGATGGTCGTGGGGGTTGCAATTGGGTTTGCACCATGGATCCACATGCTTCCTGAAAT GTAATGGGTATCCACCAGGAAAGAGCCTGAGTAGTGAGCTGAAGAAGCATACCACTTGCCAAGAGTTACACTTATGA
- the LOC136907740 gene encoding protein strawberry notch homolog 1-like isoform X1: MGETNESIISYEDLLSTALGESGLDLDDLFGNVPGNVLSQATLNDSDVLCSGDSDFLDSINVTGDFSQDNSFINFAAPNNSLLSSSFASAVPNIQVSGVQQTFLEQPPTIASLFNQGTSGQSDFNNQSEQLTNAAAPLGAPCINSSAPSPLLLNLLNSGNGLQMSSIGSVTEPMEQLNSENGDSRLESSPDVTINHVEVRKSGVNEDEEEDEEEELGHTDTYAEYVPSKLTIGRRHPDPVVETSSLSSVTPPDILKLPQEVIDYCHLSALQLEAVVYACQQHETFLADGTRAGFLIGDGAGVGKGRTVAGIIYENYVLRDERIWFVSYFHCFNRSMVVQTRQRQVIKCIKTIIDGLIYQVHGIPWHVCNVVCKLTSFIIPKTTCDNVGWSLLGWS; encoded by the exons ATGGGTGAAACCAACGAGTCGATTATTTCCTATGAAGACCTCCTTTCGACAGCTTTGGGCGAAAGTGGTCTAGACCTCGATGATTTGTTTGGAAATGTACCGGGAAACGTTTTGTCCCAGGCGACGTTAAATGATAGTGACGTTCTGTGCTCTGGTGATAGTGACTTCCTTGATAGTATAAATGTGACCGGTGACTTCAGTCAAGACaactctttcattaattttgcagcACCAAACAACAGCTTACTATCTTCTAGTTTCGCAAGTGCGGTGCCAAATATCCAAGTTTCAGGAGTTCAACAAACTTTTTTGGAACAACCGCCAACGATAGCGAGTCTTTTTAATCAAGGAACGTCTGGACAATCTGACTTCAACAATCAAAGCGAGCAGTTAACGAATGCTGCTGCTCCTTTAGGTGCACCATGTATAAATTCAAGTGCTCCTTCTCCACTTTTACTGAATTTGTTGAACAGTGGAAATGGCTTGCAAATGTCATCGATTGGCTCTGTCACCGAGCCCATGGAGCAACTCAACAGCGAAAA TGGTGATTCAAGATTAGAGTCATCTCCAGATGTGACAATCAATCATGTTGAAGTg AGAAAGAGTGGTGTAaatgaagatgaagaagaagatgaagaggagGAACTTGGTCACACAGACACTTATGCTGAATACGTTCCTAGTAAAT TAACAATAGGGAGGCGACATCCAGATCCTGTAGTTGAAACAAG CTCATTATCCAGTGTGACCCCACCCGATATCCTGAAGCTGCCTCAAGAAGTGATAGACTACTGCCATCTATCAGCATTACAACTTGAAGCTGTGGTTTATGCTTGTCAACAACATGAGACATTTTTGGCAGATGGCACCAGAGCTGGATTTCTTATAG GTGATGGTGCAGGGGTTGGTAAAGGAAGAACTGTGGCAG GGATCATATATGAGAATTATGTCCTCCGTGATGAAAGGATTTGGTTTGTGTCgtattttcactgttttaatCGGAGCATGGTCGTCCAGACACGCCAACGGCAAGTCATTAAATGCATCAAGACTATTATCGACGGACTCATTTATCAGGTTCATGGTATCCCATGGCATGTTTGCAATGTCGTTTGCAAACTGACCAGCTTTATAATTCCGAAAACTACGTGTGACAATGTAGGTTGGAGCTTGCTTGGGTGGTCATAA
- the LOC136907740 gene encoding protein strawberry notch homolog 1-like isoform X4: MGETNESIISYEDLLSTALGESGLDLDDLFGNVPGNVLSQATLNDSDVLCSGDSDFLDSINVTGDFSQDNSFINFAAPNNSLLSSSFASAVPNIQVSGVQQTFLEQPPTIASLFNQGTSGQSDFNNQSEQLTNAAAPLGAPCINSSAPSPLLLNLLNSGNGLQMSSIGSVTEPMEQLNSENGDSRLESSPDVTINHVEVRKSGVNEDEEEDEEEELGHTDTYAEYVPSKLTIGRRHPDPVVETSSLSSVTPPDILKLPQEVIDYCHLSALQLEAVVYACQQHETFLADGTRAGFLIGDGAGVGKGRTVADGHTDRQTDRQTDRQTLSPRSSLRWSWGLQLGLHHGSTCFLKSTMRVEKLHSICSPAVPKFFL; encoded by the exons ATGGGTGAAACCAACGAGTCGATTATTTCCTATGAAGACCTCCTTTCGACAGCTTTGGGCGAAAGTGGTCTAGACCTCGATGATTTGTTTGGAAATGTACCGGGAAACGTTTTGTCCCAGGCGACGTTAAATGATAGTGACGTTCTGTGCTCTGGTGATAGTGACTTCCTTGATAGTATAAATGTGACCGGTGACTTCAGTCAAGACaactctttcattaattttgcagcACCAAACAACAGCTTACTATCTTCTAGTTTCGCAAGTGCGGTGCCAAATATCCAAGTTTCAGGAGTTCAACAAACTTTTTTGGAACAACCGCCAACGATAGCGAGTCTTTTTAATCAAGGAACGTCTGGACAATCTGACTTCAACAATCAAAGCGAGCAGTTAACGAATGCTGCTGCTCCTTTAGGTGCACCATGTATAAATTCAAGTGCTCCTTCTCCACTTTTACTGAATTTGTTGAACAGTGGAAATGGCTTGCAAATGTCATCGATTGGCTCTGTCACCGAGCCCATGGAGCAACTCAACAGCGAAAA TGGTGATTCAAGATTAGAGTCATCTCCAGATGTGACAATCAATCATGTTGAAGTg AGAAAGAGTGGTGTAaatgaagatgaagaagaagatgaagaggagGAACTTGGTCACACAGACACTTATGCTGAATACGTTCCTAGTAAAT TAACAATAGGGAGGCGACATCCAGATCCTGTAGTTGAAACAAG CTCATTATCCAGTGTGACCCCACCCGATATCCTGAAGCTGCCTCAAGAAGTGATAGACTACTGCCATCTATCAGCATTACAACTTGAAGCTGTGGTTTATGCTTGTCAACAACATGAGACATTTTTGGCAGATGGCACCAGAGCTGGATTTCTTATAG GTGATGGTGCAGGGGTTGGTAAAGGAAGAACTGTGGCAG AtggacacacagacagacaaacagacagacagacagacagacagacactTAGTCCAAGGAGTTCACTTCGATGGTCGTGGGGGTTGCAATTGGGTTTGCACCATGGATCCACATGCTTCCTGAAAT CCACAATGCGTGTTGAAAAGTTGCACTCAATTTGTTCACCTGCTGTGCCAAAGTTCTTCCTTTGA
- the LOC136907740 gene encoding protein strawberry notch homolog 1-like isoform X6 — MGETNESIISYEDLLSTALGESGLDLDDLFGNVPGNVLSQATLNDSDVLCSGDSDFLDSINVTGDFSQDNSFINFAAPNNSLLSSSFASAVPNIQVSGVQQTFLEQPPTIASLFNQGTSGQSDFNNQSEQLTNAAAPLGAPCINSSAPSPLLLNLLNSGNGLQMSSIGSVTEPMEQLNSENGDSRLESSPDVTINHVEVRKSGVNEDEEEDEEEELGHTDTYAEYVPSKLTIGRRHPDPVVETSSLSSVTPPDILKLPQEVIDYCHLSALQLEAVVYACQQHETFLADGTRAGFLIGDGAGVGKGRTVAGNGYPPGKSLSSELKKHTTCQELHL; from the exons ATGGGTGAAACCAACGAGTCGATTATTTCCTATGAAGACCTCCTTTCGACAGCTTTGGGCGAAAGTGGTCTAGACCTCGATGATTTGTTTGGAAATGTACCGGGAAACGTTTTGTCCCAGGCGACGTTAAATGATAGTGACGTTCTGTGCTCTGGTGATAGTGACTTCCTTGATAGTATAAATGTGACCGGTGACTTCAGTCAAGACaactctttcattaattttgcagcACCAAACAACAGCTTACTATCTTCTAGTTTCGCAAGTGCGGTGCCAAATATCCAAGTTTCAGGAGTTCAACAAACTTTTTTGGAACAACCGCCAACGATAGCGAGTCTTTTTAATCAAGGAACGTCTGGACAATCTGACTTCAACAATCAAAGCGAGCAGTTAACGAATGCTGCTGCTCCTTTAGGTGCACCATGTATAAATTCAAGTGCTCCTTCTCCACTTTTACTGAATTTGTTGAACAGTGGAAATGGCTTGCAAATGTCATCGATTGGCTCTGTCACCGAGCCCATGGAGCAACTCAACAGCGAAAA TGGTGATTCAAGATTAGAGTCATCTCCAGATGTGACAATCAATCATGTTGAAGTg AGAAAGAGTGGTGTAaatgaagatgaagaagaagatgaagaggagGAACTTGGTCACACAGACACTTATGCTGAATACGTTCCTAGTAAAT TAACAATAGGGAGGCGACATCCAGATCCTGTAGTTGAAACAAG CTCATTATCCAGTGTGACCCCACCCGATATCCTGAAGCTGCCTCAAGAAGTGATAGACTACTGCCATCTATCAGCATTACAACTTGAAGCTGTGGTTTATGCTTGTCAACAACATGAGACATTTTTGGCAGATGGCACCAGAGCTGGATTTCTTATAG GTGATGGTGCAGGGGTTGGTAAAGGAAGAACTGTGGCAG GTAATGGGTATCCACCAGGAAAGAGCCTGAGTAGTGAGCTGAAGAAGCATACCACTTGCCAAGAGTTACACTTATGA
- the LOC136907740 gene encoding protein strawberry notch homolog 1-like isoform X5, with product MGETNESIISYEDLLSTALGESGLDLDDLFGNVPGNVLSQATLNDSDVLCSGDSDFLDSINVTGDFSQDNSFINFAAPNNSLLSSSFASAVPNIQVSGVQQTFLEQPPTIASLFNQGTSGQSDFNNQSEQLTNAAAPLGAPCINSSAPSPLLLNLLNSGNGLQMSSIGSVTEPMEQLNSENGDSRLESSPDVTINHVEVRKSGVNEDEEEDEEEELGHTDTYAEYVPSKLTIGRRHPDPVVETSSLSSVTPPDILKLPQEVIDYCHLSALQLEAVVYACQQHETFLADGTRAGFLIGDGAGVGKGRTVAGSKHGSMRMRFGKTPPITLTHKIRVHY from the exons ATGGGTGAAACCAACGAGTCGATTATTTCCTATGAAGACCTCCTTTCGACAGCTTTGGGCGAAAGTGGTCTAGACCTCGATGATTTGTTTGGAAATGTACCGGGAAACGTTTTGTCCCAGGCGACGTTAAATGATAGTGACGTTCTGTGCTCTGGTGATAGTGACTTCCTTGATAGTATAAATGTGACCGGTGACTTCAGTCAAGACaactctttcattaattttgcagcACCAAACAACAGCTTACTATCTTCTAGTTTCGCAAGTGCGGTGCCAAATATCCAAGTTTCAGGAGTTCAACAAACTTTTTTGGAACAACCGCCAACGATAGCGAGTCTTTTTAATCAAGGAACGTCTGGACAATCTGACTTCAACAATCAAAGCGAGCAGTTAACGAATGCTGCTGCTCCTTTAGGTGCACCATGTATAAATTCAAGTGCTCCTTCTCCACTTTTACTGAATTTGTTGAACAGTGGAAATGGCTTGCAAATGTCATCGATTGGCTCTGTCACCGAGCCCATGGAGCAACTCAACAGCGAAAA TGGTGATTCAAGATTAGAGTCATCTCCAGATGTGACAATCAATCATGTTGAAGTg AGAAAGAGTGGTGTAaatgaagatgaagaagaagatgaagaggagGAACTTGGTCACACAGACACTTATGCTGAATACGTTCCTAGTAAAT TAACAATAGGGAGGCGACATCCAGATCCTGTAGTTGAAACAAG CTCATTATCCAGTGTGACCCCACCCGATATCCTGAAGCTGCCTCAAGAAGTGATAGACTACTGCCATCTATCAGCATTACAACTTGAAGCTGTGGTTTATGCTTGTCAACAACATGAGACATTTTTGGCAGATGGCACCAGAGCTGGATTTCTTATAG GTGATGGTGCAGGGGTTGGTAAAGGAAGAACTGTGGCAG GTAGCAAGCATGGATCAATGCGAATGAGATTTGGGAAAACTCCACCAATAACCTTAACTCATAAAATACGTGTCCACTACTAA